Sequence from the Ectothiorhodospira sp. BSL-9 genome:
CCTGGCGACCTCCTGGAGTAGTTGATCGCCCACCAGATGACCATAGGTGTCGTTGACGCGCTTGAAGAAATCCAGATCAAGGATGGCGATGGCGTTTGGGCGTTGTCCCCGCTGCCCTTGTGCCTGAATGCCACGGATCACATGCCACATGCCACGCCGATTGAGCAGCCCGGTCAGTGGATCATGGTCGGCATGGTAGGCGAGGCGCAACTCGGCCTCCTTGCGCCGGTGAATGTCGATCCGCAAACCGCTGACTGCAACGGCGACCCCGTCTGGATTGCGTTCATAAACGCGCGCGTGGTCCTGTAGCCAGATCCAGCGTCCATCACGGTGCCGGAAACGGTACTCGGCGGTGAAGTCATCCAGGCCACCGTGGATGACTTGCCCCGTTTGGTCGGCGAAGGCCGCCAGGTCCTCGGGATGGACGTTCGTCCGCCACCACGCGTCGGTGATGACGACCTCGCCGGGTTGATAGCCGATCTGGGCCAGATAACGCTGGTCCGGGAACACCTGGCCAGTGGTGAAGTTGGCGGTATAAGTGCCGATGCCGCCAGCCTCAAGGGCAAGCTCGAGCATTCGTTGCGTCTGCAGGAGCTGCAGTTCCGCAAGTTTGCCGTCGTGGATGTCGCGACCGACACCGATAATGGCAGTGACGTTTCCCTGCTCATCCAGCACGGCCACATCGGACCAGCCGAACCAACGCCAGCCATCCTGAGTCAGGGCCCGCTGTTCCAGATAGCAGCGGTGCGGCGGGTGGTAGAGCTTTGCCATTGCGGCATCGGTCCGCGCCTGATCATCGGGATGAACCAGGGGCATGAAACGTTGGCCAATCAGGTCCTCTTCGCGCTCACCGAAGGTCTTGCAATAACCAGGGCTCACGTAGAGGAAGCGGCCCTCGGTATCGACCTTGACGATCAAGTCGTTCTGCTGCTCGACCAGGAGTCGGTAATGCTCTTCACTGCCGGGCAGGGGGGCGGTGGATGCTGGCGGCGCCTTGCCACTGGGCGGCGGCTGGCTCGGTGGACGCTGATCCATTGTGGCTTGCCTCCAGTCTCGGCACCGGCAGGAGTATGGTCAACACGTCCTTTATCGCATGCCGACAGCCAACCTGTACAGTTGGCAGTGCGCAACCCGGCATGAACACTCGGATGGGATTCATATCGAGACAAGTTGAGACCTGGCGCCGGCAGGAAGACAATAAACGCATGTTGCGAAACGATTCGCCCAAGCTCTACATTGATGCCGGGCTCAGCCAGGTGAGGGCGGTACTGTACGTCCACGGGTCACCGGTACGTGAATGGGATCTGGCGGCTACCGGTGAATTGCCCAGGCAGGTGCAGGATAGCGGCCTGAGCGCCGCAAGCCAGGACAGCGCCGTGCGCATCACCGGCAAACTCGCCGAACCGGTACGCCAGCTGCTGGGTCGGGGTACCCTCATCCTGCCCGCCGCAGCCCTGTGGACTGCCCTGCGTGAGCGCCAGCAGCGTGACTATCCCGGGCAGCGGCTGGGCCTTCTGGAGATCTCCGCTTCCGGCTATCTGGCCCTTGCCCTGGATTGCCACGGTGGCACCGGTGACACCGGTCTGGTCACCCACCCCCGCTGTGGTGCTGGCTCCGGCACCAACCTCAACCGCGTGCTGCAAAAGCTGGATGTTCCCCCAGAGGCCGTGGACACGCTGCTCGCCGAATACCTGGGCGACACCGGTCAGGAGCGGCGTTCGGCCCTGCCGGTGCGGGCCGATCGCTGTGGCGTCTTTGGGGCCTCGGCCACCATCTCCGACAAGAACCAGGGTATCCCGGTGGCCCATGCCCTGGCGGTCACCCTGAAGTCCGAGGTCAACAAGGCCTGTCGAAGGCTGCCGTTGCCTGTGGACCGGGTGCTGCTGTGTGGCGGCCTCTTCCGATGGGCCTTCGCCCGGGATTGCGCCGTGGATGCCCTGACCGCCGCCGGTGTACCCCACATCACCCACATGGCCGACGCCAACCTGACGCTGGAGGGGTTGCAGGCGCTGGATGAATCGGTGCCGGATGCGGCCATCGACCCATCCCCACCTGCGGCTGTGGCGTCGGCATTTGATTACCCCCCTTTCACCACCCTGGAATCGCAATTGCAGGAACGGGACCAGTTGCGCCGTGTGCCCGCGCCCGCGTTGGACCCGGATGACTGGCCCCCGGGCCATCCGGTGAACATCGGCCTGGACGTGGGTTCCACCATGGTCAAGATGGTCATCGCCGATGCCGAGGATGGCCGCCTGCTGCACGCCGCCTCCCAGAGCAACGCCGGCGAGACCATCGCCACGCTGAAGGCCCTTTTCACTGCCCTGCAGGACGTCGGCCACCGCCACCTGAACTTGGGCCGCATCGGCATCACCGGCAGCGCCCGTTATCAGGTGCGCGAGGCCCTCACCCGGCTTTATCCGGCACTTGAGGGACGGGTGGCGGTGATGGTGGAGAACTACGCCCATGCCCGAGGCTCCCTGGAGGTGGCCCGCGAGCATGTGCGCGCGTTGGCCGAGGCCGGGCATGACGTGGACACACGCTGGTGCATCCTGGTGGATATCGGCGGAGAGGACACGAAGATCTCCACCCTGTTGCTGGAGCGCGGCGATCTGTTCGACAACGCCATGAACATCAAGTGCTCCGCCGGCACCGGCAGCCTCATGGACACCCTGGCCGGCCTGTTTGGCCTGCCCTCGGCCCGCGAGGCCTACGAACAGGCCCAGGCGGCGCCCGGCGCCCATGACCTGGATGCCACCTGCTCAGTGTTTCTCATGGAGCATGCCCGTACCCTGCAAGCCCGTGGCGTGGGCAACGATGTGATTCTCGCCTCCGCCTGTTGGGCGGTGGTGGAGAACATGGCCCGCACGCTATGGAACCAGATCCACCTGCCGCCGCAGGCCGTGGTGCTGCTGCACGGTCAGCCGATGCTGGGTCGGCCGCTCCCAGCGGCGGTAGTCAGCCGCCTGCAGCGCCTGGTGGGGGCGCCAGTCCATGGCCTGGTGCCCCCCTTGCCTGGTCACCGTGCCTGCCTGGGCCTGCTGCCGGCACCGGTACAGACCCAGGACGCTGTCAGCGTGGACCTGGACACCTTTATCCAGCGCGAGTACGACAAGCGCATCATCACCTGCAAGGGAGCCGTCTGCGGTGATCCCGGGGCCCGTTGCAACCGCACCGCCCTGAAGACCATCGATCCCTTGCAGGGCACGCTGCGCCTCACCCTGGGTGGCTGCAGTGCCATCAACGAGGCCACCGGCCGCAAGGGCGTGCGGGCGTCGCCCCGGGTGGCCGATCCCTACCAGGCGCTCTGGCGGCAAAGCGACCAGCGCCTGCCGCGCAGCGAGGCAGCGGACCGACTGGTCATCCCCAGGGCCTTTGCCATTTCCGAATGGGCGGTTTTTTTCGCCGAGTTGTTCACCCAGCTGGATCTGCCCGTGCATGTGGACAATCCGCAAACCGACGATGTCCTGGCCGGGCAGTCGCGATTTCGCGTGGATACCTGCGCCCCGCATCTGGGGGCCGTGGGCCAGTTGACCCGACTGGCGGGCGAACCCCACGGCTATATCCTGGCACCGCAGATCGAGTTCCTGCCGCTGACCGGGGCCGGACTGGGACGCAGTTGCACCATCAATCAGGGAGGACTGGCCACTGCGCGGGCCATGGCGCAGGAGGCCCACCCAAGGGCGCGAATTGAGCTGTTTCACCTCAACCTGCGCCATCCCGATGCGGCCGCCCTGGCCGCCCAGCTGTGGCCGCAGTTGCGATCGGTGTTCGCCCATTACCACCTCAAGATCGACCGGACCCGCCTGGAGTCGGCCATCGACCAGGCGCTGGCGGCCCAGCGGGCCTGGCGCCAGGCCCTGCAGGACACCCTGGCCGACCAGTTGGAAGAGGCCATGGCGGATGGTCAGGAGATCGCGCTGGTGCTGGGCCGGGAATACATCCTCACCCCGGGGCTCTACGACAGCCACGCCGGTCGCCTGCTGCGGGACCGCGCCCTGGTGCCGGTGCCCGCCCATGTGCTGGACGTGACGGCGGATGACGACCTGGCCCATCTTTACTGGCGCAATCCCCAGGTCATGACCACTCTGGTGAGGGCGGTCAGCCGGCGCCGGCTGCATACCCGTCTGCGACATCGCCGCCTGCGGCGACTGTTCCAGCAGCTGGAGGCCCCGGACCGTCAGCCACTGGCCCTGGTCTTCGTGTCCACCTTCCTGTGCGGCCCCGACAGCGTCACCCTGCCGCTGATGGCGGAGTTTGCCCGGCAACGACCCTTCCTGCTGATCCAGTCGGACGCGGCCATCCAGGAACTGGCCCACCTGGAGAACCGGGTCAACACCCATGCCCAGCAGGTGCGGCAGTATCTCTCCCAGGGAGTGTGGCAGGCCCCGGAGGAGGGCTTCGAGGTTCAGACCCTGGAGCGGTTCACCGATCTCTCCGACGGCATCGACCCGGATCAGGACGTACTGGCCCTGCCCACCCTGGCGGACAACCGCTTCGTGACCTCGGTGCTGCACAGCACCCCGCTGACCTGCCTGGACAACTACGACGATACCTACGACCTGGAGGCGACGATCCGCCATGGCCGCGCCGCGGCCGGCGAGTCGGTGTGCGCCCCCCTGGCCGCGGTCTACGGCGACACCCTGTCCCTGGTGGAACGCTTTCGCCGCTTGCGGCAGGACCCGCAATCCCCCCTGTACGGCAAGCGCCGCCTGCTGGTGTTCAACAACAAGGGGCTGGGCCCCTGTCGCCAGGGTCAGTACGTGGAGACCCACAAACTCCTGTTTCACCGCAGCCCGGGCGACATCCGTGACGAGGTCGGCGGGGGCGAGGCGGAGGATCTGCTGAGGTTTCTGGTGGCCCTGGAGGATCGGGGTTTTGACGCAGGTCTGGGCAAGGCGGTGTTGCTGCGTTGCATGCAGGGCGCGGTGCTGCAGGGCGTGTGTCACCAGTTATTGTTCGAGGCAGCGGCCCGCTGCCCCGACACCGATGCCCTGGCGCGTCTGCGCCATGACCATCGTGCCCTGACGGCGGCCATCTTCCAGCGACAGCGTGAGTTCAAGGCACCGGAACGCTCGTGGTCCTGGTGGCCGGCCTGGAACGGCCACCGACGCGAGTTGCAACGGCCCTTGCGGGATTTTGCCGGGCGCTGGCTGGCTCGGCCACCGGCCACGGCGTCGCCGCTGAAGATCCATGTGGAAGGGGAGACCTACATGCGGGTGGCCCAGGTGGAAGCGCTGTTCGACTGCCTGCTCAGCCTGCTCGGACCGGGCCGTTTTCGCCTGACCTACACCCCGGTGTGGTCCTATCTGGACTACAAGAACGCCAGCCGGCGCTGGCGCAGCCTGGAGACGGTTCGGCAAAGCCACGTCCGGCTGTCCCGTGCCACGGATCCGGATACCCGGTCATCGCTGCGTCGCCTGCGCAACGCCCGCGCGGGTCGTTATCTTGGGGCCCTGGCCGTGGAATGGGGCTTTCGCCAGTGGCTGGCCCGCCCCCTTTACCGGGCGGCAGGCCTGCCGATGCCCGAGAGCATGACCCGAGCATTGAACCGCTCCCGGCGACTGATCCCCACCGGTCGTCCGGGCGGAGAGCTCTCCCCCTACGTGGGCGAGGCCCTGGGGAAACTGGAGGCTGGTTACGACATCGTCTTCAACGTCGCTCCCGAGGGCTGCATGGTATCCAGCATGGGGGATGCCATGAGCGGGCGCCTCACGAAAGAAGCCGGCGGCCGGGGCCGCATCCAGCCCCTGTTCTCCGCCCAGGGTACCCTGGACGAAGACCTGGTCGCCCAGGCCCTGCTCCAGGCCGTGGGCCCCGAGGGGCTCTATCGTCGCTAGAGCCGAGCGGTGATGGCAAAAGGCAGGACGGCGACACTCGGTATCGACCTTGGCGATCAAATCGTTCTGCTTCCCAGCCCGGGTGTAAGTGCTCTACCGGATGCATGTATCCTGCGTCCAGATGAGTACGATCCCGGTTGTTCCAGGCACCGGTGAAAATGATGCAGCATCGGCGGGAGGAGCGCTGGCAGTTCTGGGTCAACCGGGGCGGCGCATTCACCCATGTGATCGGTCGCAGGCCGGATGGCAGCGTGGTCATGCACAAGGTGCTTTCCGAGCACCCGGAGCGCTGCCGTGATGCGGCCCTGAAGGGTATCCGCGATCTGCTGGGCCTGGAGCCGGGCGACGCCATTGCGCCGGAGCGGCTGGAGTCGGTGAAGACGGGTAACAGCCTTGCTGTAATCTGCGCAGCAGGTCCAGCCCCTGTGGCCACGGCCCGAAGCCCGATTCCACATTGATGTGTCCGGCCCTGCCGATATGGATGACCTGACTCTCCCATCGGGTGATCCAGGGGGTGAGTTTGGAAGTCGGCATCCAGGGGTCGTTATCGCTGGCCACCACCAGACTGGGAAACGATAAGGGATGGGCAGGCAGTCGGGGGGCGAGGCTCTCGGTCGGGGCGGATGGGGACCGTATGCCGAAGGGCGAAAATCGGTCCGGATCTGCCGGTGCAACCAGCATGGCCCCGGCGACCTTGGAGGCAACGTGATTGGCGGCGGCGACCGTCGCCAGGCAGCCGAAACTGTGTGCCACCAGCCACACCGGCCCTGTTGATCGCGTGATGGCAGTGCTCACGGTTTCGGCCCAGCGACCAAGGACCGGGGACTCCCAGTCGATGCCGATGACCCGGCGGGCATCGGGAAGCTCGGATTCCATCCAGGTTTGCCAGTGTTCTGCCTCACTGCCGTGATAGCCGGGTATGATCAGTGTGGTAGGAGTCATGAGAATGTTCCTGAGCGATCTCGGCCCTCACTATAAGGGGTATTGCGAACTGTCAATAAATGATTGATCGTTGTGATTTGAGGTCGTTTTGGAATAAGGCCACCTGCAAGTCCTGAGTTCACGCGAGCAGTTCCGAAAGTCATTGACATACCGGATGCTGGGTGTCTTAAGCTCGGGGGACGTCGTGAAGCGTCTGGTGGGGCGCTCCAATACCCTGGAGATGCAGACCGCCCAGGGGCGACCCTTTGGCCTAAAGGGTCCAATCACGGCGCGGGGATAGTTGGATGATGGTAGCAAGGGAGAAAGCAGCATGTTCCAGTTGAAAAAAGCGTTGAATGCGGGCGTATTACTGCTGAGCCTTGGGGCAGTCTGTTTCGCACCAGCGGCGGTCGCGGGCAATACCTGGCAGCGTATTGATGTTCCGGACAGTATGACCGTGTTGCTCGCGGACGGAAGCCAGCGGGATGTTTCTCCATCATGCTCAGGCGGGCCGACCCTGATTGACCCGGCAAAGCCGCCTGGACCCGACAACCTCGCACCGGCGGACACAGACTTTGCCTTCTTCGTGCAGCAGGGCAATCCCAACCGCATCCTGTTCTTCATGGATGGAGGTGGCGCATGCTGGAACGCTGAGACCTGCATCGGTTCGCCGCTGATCGGAGAGTCCACTTACGTCCAGACCGTCGACGGGATGTTAGGAGACTTGGCTAACATCGGCGGCGTGCTCGATTCTGACAACCCTGGTAATCCCTTCGCCAACTACACCAAGGTCTTCGTGCCCTACTGCACTGGCGATATCCACTTCGGGACCCGAGATACAGAGTATGAACTCACCACCGATACAGAGTATGAACTCACCACCGAAGGAGGATCGCTGCACTGGACGATCCACCATCGTGGTGTTGACAACCTTCTGGCCACGATTCACATGCTGAACACGAGTGTGAGCAGGAACGGGAAGCGGTTGGTTGTGGATTTCGCAAGCGCGAAGGACGTTACCGTGACCGGTCTCAGTGCAGGGGGTTATGGCGCTACGCTGGCTTTCGGCTATATCGCCGAGCAAACGAGTCCCCGCGCGCGTCTGAATCTGATCTCGGACTCCTCTCTGGGTGTGCAGACCAATGATTTCTATGCCCACGCGCTTTACGATGGCAGCGGTAATGAGCGCTGGGGCATTGTAGACGGACTCCCGTCCTGGGTGCCTGCCTTCAGTGACCCCGATGCGTTCCTGAGCAGCGCCTCAGGGAACGCGCTAGCCTTTAAGCCATTGATATTCCAGGCGCTTGGTGATTATCGGCCCGCCGCACGCCTGGCTTCGGTATCGCCGAACTTCGATGGCGTGCAGATTGAATTCTATGCAGCCTCCCGCCCCGAAGGTACACCTCAGGAAATCGCCTCTGATTGGTATGACGGACTGCAGACCATCATCTACCAGACGGCGTCCGTACCGAACTACAGATTCTTCATTGAGGATGGCAGTTTCCATACCTTCCTCGCATCGGATGAGCACTTCTATGCGGTGGGTGCACTGGGCATTTCCCTGCGGGACTGGATCAACGCGATGATCAAGCCCGGAAACCGGGCATGGGACAACCTCGACGCAGGGAAGCCTGCCCTGCAGTGAAAGCACGCACCCGCCTTGCTACGGGCTGCTCCAAAACGACTTGCCGGGATGGACTACATGAACCCGGTTTTCGTGGGCAGTTGAAGAGCATGTGTCGTTTTGTCGGGTGGTGAATAAATCACTGGACAGGGGCGGGAGAAGTGGTGTTTAACTTTCCTGTAATCCAGACACTCTTCAGCCGGGTGGGTTACAGGAGGGGGATATGGCTCAGGAAGCAGAGGGTAGGCAGGTACCTCAGCAGGGGTTGAATCATGTGGTTTTTTATGGCGCGGCCGTCGGTATCATCGTGTTCGCGCTTTGGGCGATGCTGTTTACCGAGCAGGCCAGTGCGGTGATCGGCGGTGTACTGGCCTGGATTTCCAATACCTTTGGTTGGTTCTATTTTATTGCCGTGGTCGCCTACCTGGTGTTTGTGGTGGCGATCGGGCTTTCACGCTACGGCAGTATTCGTCTTGGGCCGGAACACTCGCGGCCCGATTTCAACATCGTCACCTGGGCGGCCATGCTGTTTGCCGCAGGTATCGGCATTGACCTGCTGTTTTTCTGCGTGGCCGAACCGGTCAGCCATTATCTGGCACCACCGGTGGGTGAGGCAGGAACCGTCGAGGCTGCCCGCCAGGCCATGAGCCTGACCTTTCTTCACTGGGGTCTTTCAGGGTGGGGTATCTACACGCTGGTGGGCATGTCACTGGCTTTCTTCAGTTACCGCCACGGCCTTCCGCTCACCATTCGCTCCGCGCTTTATCCAATCATTGGAAAGCGTATCTATGGGCCGATTGGGCATACGGTGGATATTGCTGCCGTGCTGGGCACGGTGTTTGGCATTGCCACGAGTCTCGGTATTGGCATTATCCAGCTGAATTTTGGGCTCAATTACATGTTCGGCATCGCCGAAAGCACGGTCACGCAAGCTTCTCTGGCGTTGATGATCGTGGTTTTTGCTGCCATATCGGCCATCACCGGTGTCGAGCGCGGCATCCGGCGATTGTCTGAGTTCAATATGCTGCTGGCACTGTTGCTGATGCTGTTTGTGCTGTTTTCCGGCAAGACGGTGCTGTTGCTGAACGCCCTCGTGATGAATGTCGGTGACTACCTGTCGAGCTATGTCAGTCTGTCGTTCAATACCTATGCCTTTGATCCGCCCACCGACTGGCTCAATGCCTGGACCGTCTTCTTCTGGGCCTGGTGGATTGCCTGGGGGCCGTTTGTTGGCATGTTCCTGGCGCGGATCTCGCGCGGACGCACGATCCGCGAGTTTGTCGCCGGCACGCTGATTCTCCCTCTGGCCTTCATGATGGCCTGGATGGCCACCATGGGTAACAGTGCCATCGACCTGGTCGCCACTGGCAGTGGCGTGGAGAACTTCGGCGAGCAGGCCATGAACAACCCCGGCTCATCCATCTACCTTTTCCTGGAGAGCCTGCCCTGGACGGGGGTGACCACCATTGTGGTGAGCATTCTGGCCATCGTCTTCTTCGTCACCTCGGGCGACTCCGGGTCACTGGTGTTGTCCAACCTGACGTCCGTGATTCGAGACCCCAACGAGGACGCCGCTAACTGGATGCGCATCCTGTGGGCTGCCATCATCGGGCTGCTGACCCTTGCCCTGCTGATGACTGATGGCCTGGAAGCCCTGCAGAGTGCAGTGGTGATCATGGGGCTGCCCTTTGCCGTGGTGCTGTTCCTGATGATGCTCGGTCTGTTCAAGGGTCTCAGGCTGGAGGGGCTGAAGTTCGACAGTCACCAGCGGAGTCTTTCCGGCCATCTTTCTGGACGCACCGGACGGGTCAGCCAGGATGGATGGAAGAAGCGCCTGGCGCGTGCCATGCACTTTCCCAGTCGCGATGAGGCGCAACGCTTCCTTGCCGAGACTGCCCGACCGGCCATGGAGCAGGTGCGGGATCAGTTGCAAGAGCAGTCCATCAAGGCTGAAGTTAAGTTCGAGAAGGGTGAGTCATTGCATATCGCGCTGACCGTTGATCTGGGTGGTGAGCAGGACTTCACCTACCAGATCTGGCCGTTCAAGGCGCGCATGCCCGCATTCCCACTGCGCGCCACCCGGCCCCGGGCCAATTACTATCGGCTTGAAGTCCACCTCAGCGAAGGGGGGCAAGGTTACGATGTGGCCGGCTACAGCAAGGAGCAGTTGATTGCCGATGTGCTTGACCAGTACGAACGCCATCTGGACTTCCTGCATTCCCGGCAGCACAGTCTCGGTGGCCATACGCAGGTTCCCGAGGGGCCTGACAAGGCCGCAGGAAAGGAGTCGAACTCATGACTGAGTCACGCTTTGAAGAGGCATTCGACTACATTATCGTGGGTGCCGGTTCTGCTGGCTGTGTGCTTGCCGATCGGCTCAGTGCCGACGGCCAGTACTCGGTGCTGGTCCTGGAGTTTGGCGGTAAGGATAGTTCGATTTTTATTCAGATGCCCACGGCTTTTTCCATACCGCTGAACAAGCCGAAGTATGACTGGGGCTTGTACTGCGAGCCCGAGCCGGGCCTGGCGGGCCGGCGCCTGCACCATGCCCGTGGCAAGGTGATTGGCGGGTCCTCGTCGATCAACGGCATGGCCTATGTGCGCGGTTGTGCAGGAGACTTCCAGGAGTGGGAGCAGGCGGGTGCCAAAGGGTGGGGCTATCAGGATGTGCTGCCCTATTTTCGCCGTGCCGAGGATTGTGTGTACGGCGCGGATGATTATCGCGATACCGACGGCCCGGTCGGTGTGTGCAATGGCAATAACATGCGCAACCCGCTTTATCGCGCCTTCATTGAGGCAGGCCGACAGGCCGGCTATGGCGAGACCAGCGATTACAACGGCTATCGGCAGGAAGGCTTTTGCCGCATGGACATGAGTGTGCGCAACGGGGTGCGCAGTTCGACCGCCAATGCCTACCTCAAGCCAGCACTCAAGCGCAGCAACCTCACGCTGCGCATGCATGCGCTGACCACGCGGGTGGTGATGCAGGGCAGGCGAGCTGTTGGCGTGGAGTACCGGCACAAGGGCCAGGCTTACCGGGTAGGCGCCAATCGCGAAGTCATCCTCAGTGCCAGTACCTTCAATTCACCCAAGCTGCTGATGCTTTCCGGTATCGGTCCGGCAGGTCAGCTACGTGAGCACGGTATCGAGGTGGTGCACGAACTGGCCGGCGTGGGGCAGAACCTGCAGGACCATCTGGAGGTCTGGGTGCAGCAGCGCTGTACGCAGCCGATCACTCTCAACGGCTGGCTGAATCCCTTGGGCCAGTTGCGGATTGGTGCTCAATGGTTCTTCGCCCGTTCCGGCCTGGGTGCGACCAACCATTTCGAGTCCAATGCCTACATCCGCAGTCGGCCCGGTCTGAAATGGCCGGATCTGCAATATCATTTCCTGGCCGGGGCCATCGCCTACGATGGTAGCAAGGCCGTCAAGGGTCACGGTTTTCAGGTGCATCTGGGGGCCAATAAACCGCTGAGTCGCGGTGCGGTCACGCTGAAGTCCGCCAACCCCGAGGAGGCCCCGCGACTGGTGTTCAACTATCTGCAGGAAGAGGCCGACCGCCAGGCCTATCGAGACGGTGTGCGACTGACGCGCGAAATATTCGCTCAGCCCGCTTTCGATCCATACCGTGGCGATGAGGTCTCACCGGGGCCGAGTGTGCATACTGATGATGAAATCGATGACTGGGTGGCGCAGACGGCCGCAACCGCCTACCACGCCTGTGGCACGTGCCGCATGGGCGAGGACGAGAACGCAGTGGTCGACTCGCAGTGTCGGGTGCGTGGTGTGGAGGGGCTGCGAGTGGTGGATTCATCCATCATGCCCACGGTGACCAACGGCAACATCAACGCACCCACCATCATGATCGGCGAGAAGGCCGCCGACCACATCCTGGGCCGCGATCCGCTGCCACGCTCCGAGGTGCCTGTGTTCGAGCCAGACGGATGGCAGCAGCAACAGCGTGAAAACGGGCCTGGGGTGATGTCCAGCTAAGACCTGAGAAGACGGGGAGATGAGGGGCCGCTGTCGGCTCTTAACGATGCGGGGCGGGCAGGCGGTCGGGAGGCGAGGGTTTCGGTCGGGTTGGAATAAAGCTACCTGCAAATCCTGAGCTCACTGTTAGGGGGCGAGATGACGAAGCCAATAGTCGCGGCAGTAAAACCCGTAGGTGTCCCGCTCGAAAAGGACAAGGAGTATTACTTTTGTCACTGCGGGCGCTCCAGCGATCAACCCTTCTGCGATGGGTCGCACCGGGGGACCGGCATCGAGCCGATCGCGTTCAAGCCCCGCAAGGATGGTAAGAACTGGCTTTGCATGTGCAAGCAGTCGGGCGATCTTCCCTATTGCGACGGCACCCACGCACAGGTGCCGGAGAGCGCGGTGGGAGAGGGATTCGATGGTGTGAGCGATGACGCGGAAAAGGCCGGCGATGGTGCCGCTCCCGCGCCGCGCAACAGCGAGACGGAACCCCACGTAGAGTTCATCCATGCACTCGCGCGCGGCGGGCTGGAGGAGGTGGGTGCGATGGGGCCCACGGTCGCCATGGGCGTGCCGCGGGATCGCACGCCATCCTGGGATGACATCCAGATCCTCACCGCGCAGTTCGCGCGCCGCCCGCTTCCCAGCGATGTGGATGTGGATAGCACGCTGGTGATTGGGCCGGAGTCCCGGCGTCCGTTGCGTCTGGAGATGCCGCTGTTGGTCACGGACATGAGTTTTGGCTCGCTGTCCCGCGAGGCCAAGATCGCGCTGGCGCGAGGCGCCGAACAGGCAGGTACCGGAATCTGCTCTGGCGAAGGCGGGATGCTTCCGGAAGAGCAGGCCGAGAATTCGCGCTACCTCTTCGAACTGGGGCCGGCGCGTTATGGCTACTCCGAGGAGGTGCTCGAGAAGGTGCAGGCCTTCCACTTCAAGGGCGGCCAAGGCGCGAAGACCGGTGTCGGCGGCTTGTTGCCGGGTGCCAAGGTCTCAGAAGAGATCGCCAAGGTGCGCGGCATCAAGGCCGGCCAGGACGCGGCGTCTCCACCGGTGATCCCGGACCTGGAAACGCCGGCTGATTTCAGGCGATTTGCCGATTCAATCCGCGAACGAACCGGCGGCATTCCCATTGGCTTCAAGCTCTCCGCGAAC
This genomic interval carries:
- a CDS encoding acyl-CoA dehydratase activase-related protein, which encodes MLRNDSPKLYIDAGLSQVRAVLYVHGSPVREWDLAATGELPRQVQDSGLSAASQDSAVRITGKLAEPVRQLLGRGTLILPAAALWTALRERQQRDYPGQRLGLLEISASGYLALALDCHGGTGDTGLVTHPRCGAGSGTNLNRVLQKLDVPPEAVDTLLAEYLGDTGQERRSALPVRADRCGVFGASATISDKNQGIPVAHALAVTLKSEVNKACRRLPLPVDRVLLCGGLFRWAFARDCAVDALTAAGVPHITHMADANLTLEGLQALDESVPDAAIDPSPPAAVASAFDYPPFTTLESQLQERDQLRRVPAPALDPDDWPPGHPVNIGLDVGSTMVKMVIADAEDGRLLHAASQSNAGETIATLKALFTALQDVGHRHLNLGRIGITGSARYQVREALTRLYPALEGRVAVMVENYAHARGSLEVAREHVRALAEAGHDVDTRWCILVDIGGEDTKISTLLLERGDLFDNAMNIKCSAGTGSLMDTLAGLFGLPSAREAYEQAQAAPGAHDLDATCSVFLMEHARTLQARGVGNDVILASACWAVVENMARTLWNQIHLPPQAVVLLHGQPMLGRPLPAAVVSRLQRLVGAPVHGLVPPLPGHRACLGLLPAPVQTQDAVSVDLDTFIQREYDKRIITCKGAVCGDPGARCNRTALKTIDPLQGTLRLTLGGCSAINEATGRKGVRASPRVADPYQALWRQSDQRLPRSEAADRLVIPRAFAISEWAVFFAELFTQLDLPVHVDNPQTDDVLAGQSRFRVDTCAPHLGAVGQLTRLAGEPHGYILAPQIEFLPLTGAGLGRSCTINQGGLATARAMAQEAHPRARIELFHLNLRHPDAAALAAQLWPQLRSVFAHYHLKIDRTRLESAIDQALAAQRAWRQALQDTLADQLEEAMADGQEIALVLGREYILTPGLYDSHAGRLLRDRALVPVPAHVLDVTADDDLAHLYWRNPQVMTTLVRAVSRRRLHTRLRHRRLRRLFQQLEAPDRQPLALVFVSTFLCGPDSVTLPLMAEFARQRPFLLIQSDAAIQELAHLENRVNTHAQQVRQYLSQGVWQAPEEGFEVQTLERFTDLSDGIDPDQDVLALPTLADNRFVTSVLHSTPLTCLDNYDDTYDLEATIRHGRAAAGESVCAPLAAVYGDTLSLVERFRRLRQDPQSPLYGKRRLLVFNNKGLGPCRQGQYVETHKLLFHRSPGDIRDEVGGGEAEDLLRFLVALEDRGFDAGLGKAVLLRCMQGAVLQGVCHQLLFEAAARCPDTDALARLRHDHRALTAAIFQRQREFKAPERSWSWWPAWNGHRRELQRPLRDFAGRWLARPPATASPLKIHVEGETYMRVAQVEALFDCLLSLLGPGRFRLTYTPVWSYLDYKNASRRWRSLETVRQSHVRLSRATDPDTRSSLRRLRNARAGRYLGALAVEWGFRQWLARPLYRAAGLPMPESMTRALNRSRRLIPTGRPGGELSPYVGEALGKLEAGYDIVFNVAPEGCMVSSMGDAMSGRLTKEAGGRGRIQPLFSAQGTLDEDLVAQALLQAVGPEGLYRR
- a CDS encoding hydantoinase/oxoprolinase N-terminal domain-containing protein, yielding MMQHRREERWQFWVNRGGAFTHVIGRRPDGSVVMHKVLSEHPERCRDAALKGIRDLLGLEPGDAIAPERLESVKTGNSLAVICAAGPAPVATARSPIPH
- a CDS encoding sensor domain-containing diguanylate cyclase encodes the protein MDQRPPSQPPPSGKAPPASTAPLPGSEEHYRLLVEQQNDLIVKVDTEGRFLYVSPGYCKTFGEREEDLIGQRFMPLVHPDDQARTDAAMAKLYHPPHRCYLEQRALTQDGWRWFGWSDVAVLDEQGNVTAIIGVGRDIHDGKLAELQLLQTQRMLELALEAGGIGTYTANFTTGQVFPDQRYLAQIGYQPGEVVITDAWWRTNVHPEDLAAFADQTGQVIHGGLDDFTAEYRFRHRDGRWIWLQDHARVYERNPDGVAVAVSGLRIDIHRRKEAELRLAYHADHDPLTGLLNRRGMWHVIRGIQAQGQRGQRPNAIAILDLDFFKRVNDTYGHLVGDQLLQEVARVLHASTRESDWVARWGGEEFLILMPDTNVAQARGFIERLRQQIETTPFLIRQHSLRITISAGLASSHLEEHDSHEAFVSRADMALYAAKTAGRNQVCTESQVD